From Nicotiana tabacum cultivar K326 chromosome 20, ASM71507v2, whole genome shotgun sequence, one genomic window encodes:
- the LOC142174246 gene encoding uncharacterized protein LOC142174246 encodes MIRISQLTKHILKLRSNSSAQELEYCNLTDDDNRPPLLGSSTFSSFQSYFQKMRSKVPTSKSKMMVVGKGVKFDYAKEGLALKPSFEANVNVQAPDDDDFESPSPPKNSQQESSRITRSLMRNSPTPVKSSRDLPSTPASEVNKHVQAPDNDDFESPVPIKKLQQESSRMTRSQTCPKVKPKRRKINDDGESGLNCISKEQRFVIRCKLNERKATLKHWIVCCYHWFEVCRRRHHTFCDKPDVNRLLKEYFPEDGKKAITRGQLLDRFQKKDWKSDEDAFKMALMVFVHHFIFSDANNHGINKDDFDIIESSQYQTLGGLPLALQIWFFECCSMIDKHLNVRIGTNVPRILNWKVTETPTYADLTGGVIMCSIDKLNYRNISPTREEMSTLNIDTLFEVNVDDVASGEVHVESAFHTDDSVVVSPPFPQNMFTNTVTTLNNDVVSSFEKMFSFLNMKETKQTREDVTDFKIPQRVSDDNTSGLGEFDGYQYDVVPNFVNQVNQDNVLADEGVTNVAACDVKGDTFWDDIGDKDLAALHMSQIVLYKQTIINVEDDYISAEQSVRQKILGKYAKYPYLPIFDSRASGSAHKLIFYIKHPFTIEIDDFDPLSPLAKEFRAFVDNGMDTRRSAKNIYPDEVNKLAEDFTFGSCHVTTKDWFHSLAYCGRPLIDTHLNVLFYYLRKRRKYGPSVAMRFTTTDFGFDNKINSLYKNFKVNQDLSVIPEGHEIEKYIRGYYCDANVPWHTIDHVLFPIYMKRGRTKLGHWVLGLFKFIDRCIHIYDSNRGAINDRLALDVELPYAILIPYFLKSSDFYVVKKGIDCNNGAYTDKSHSDALQINLVNNVLQQIKCDCGAFVAGFAECFILGKEIRKDNFDIETLCTRWGSLLWDYGRKKQQFGAISGNEITGRLFRKRKRGRPRK; translated from the exons ATGATTAGGATCAGTCAACTGACGAAGCATATATTGAAACTTAGATCTAACAGTTCTGCTCAAGAGTTGGAGTACTGTAATTTGAC AGACGACGATAACCGACCTCCATTGTTGGGTTCAAGTACTTTTTCGAGCTTTCAATCTTATTTTCAG AAAATGCGTTCAAAAGTACCGACTTCTAAAAGCAAAATGATGGTTGTTGGAAAAGGCGTTAAGTTCGATTATGCGAAAGAGGGACTTGCCCTCAAGCCCTCATTCGAAGCTAATGTAAATGTCCAGGCGCCAgatgatgatgattttgagtCTCCTTCTCCTCCTAAAAACTCACAACAAGAGAGCAGTCGAATAACGCGTTCACTGATGAGGAATTCTCCCACTCCAGTTAAATCATCGAGGGACTTGCCCTCAACCCCTGCTTCTGAAGTGAATAAGCATGTCCAGGCTCCCGATAATGATGATTTTGAGTCTCCGGTTCCTATAAAAAAGTTGCAACAAGAGAGCAGTCGAATGACTCGTTCGCAAACAT GCCCCAAAGTTAAACCGAAAAGGAGAAAGATCAATGACGATGGTGAGAGTGGTCTTAATTGCATATCGAAAGAACAAAGGTTTGTTATTCGCTGCAAATTGAATGAGAGAAAAGCTACGTTGAAG CATTGGATAGTTTGTTGTTATCACTGGTTTGAAGTGTGTAGAAGACGACACCACACTTTCTGTGACAAACCAGATGTTAATAGGTTGCTAAAAGAGTACTTTCCAGAAGATGGAAAAAAGGCTATAACGAGGGGGCAGCTTCTTGATCGCTTCCAGAAAAAGGACTGGAAGTCGGACGAAGATGCATTCAAGATGGCCTTGATGGTGTTTGTCCATCATTTCATATTCTCAGATGCCAATAATCATGGTATCAACAAAGATGATTTTGATATCATTGAAAGTAGTCAATATCAGAC GCTTGGAGGTTTGCCACTTGCATTACAAATATGGTTTTTTGAGTGTTGCTCTATGATTGACAAGCATCTAAATGTTCGCATTGGCACAAATGTGCCACGCATTCTTAATTGGAAAGTCACTGAAACTCCAACATATGCAGATTTGACTGGCGGGGTGATCATGTGTAGTATCGACAAG TTGAACTACAGGAACATTTCCCCTACTCGTGAAGAGATGTCAACTCTGAATATCGACACGCTTTTTGAAGTTAATGTGGATGATGTTGCATCAGGGGAGGTGCATGTGGAGTCTGCCTTTCATACTGATGATTCTGTCGTTGTATCTCCACCTTTTCCTCAGAATATG tttactAATACAGTGACGACACTCAACAATGATGTAGTTTCTTCCTTTGAAAAAATGTTCAGTTTTCTGAATATGAAGGAAACCAAGCAAACGAGGGAGGATGTTACTGATTTTAAG ATTCCTCAGCGTGTGTCTGATGACAATACATCTGGTCTCGGCGAATTTGATGGCTATCAATATGATGTTGTTCCTAACTTTGTCAATCAAGTGAATCAAGATAACGTGCTAGCTGACGAGGGAGTTACTAATG TGGCAGCATGTGATGTCAAGGGTGACACATTTTGGGATGACATTGGCGATAAAGATTTAGCTGCGCTACATATGTCCCAAATTGTGCTTTACAAACAAACCATCATAAACGTAGAAGATGATTACATTTCTGCTGAACAGTCAGTTCGACAGAAAATACTAGGAAAATATGCCAAATATCCATATTTGCCAATTTTTGATTCGAGGGCATCAGGATCGGCGCACAAGCTCATTTTTTATATCAAGCATCCTTTCACGAtcgaaattgatgattttgatcCATTGTCGCCATTGGCTAAAGAGTTTCGCGCGTTTGTTGATAATGGGATGGATACAAGGCGAAG TGCCAAAAATATATATCCCGATGAAGTAAATAAGCTTGCGGAAGATTTTACTTTTGGCTCATGTCATGTGACCACGAAGGATTGGTTCCACTCACTTGCATATTGTGGTCGACCATTGATTGACACG CACTTGAATGTCCTCTTTTATTATTTGAGGAAGAGGAGAAAATATGGGCCAAGTGTTGCCATGCGATTTACTACAACCGACTTTGGCTTTGATAATAAAATCAACTCCTTGTATAAAAATTTCAAAGTGAATCAAGATCTTTCAGTGATTCCTGAAGGGCATGAGATAGAAAAGTACATTAGAGGATATTATTGTGATGCAAATGTACCGTGGCACACTATTGACCATGTATTGTTCCCTATTTATATGAAGCGCGGAAGAACAAAATTGGGCCATTGGGTTTTGGGGTTGTTTAAGTTCATAGATAGGTGCATCCACATCTATGACTCTAACCGTGGAGCTATTAATGATAGACTTGCTTTGGATGTTGAATTACCTTATGCAATTCTGATACCTTACTTCTTGAAGAGTTCTGATTTTTATGTCGTGAAGAAGGGCATTGATTGCAACAATGGTGCATATACCGATAAATCCCATTCTGATGCTTTGCAGATTAATCTGGTTAATAATGTGCTCCAACAGATCAAATG TGATTGTGGTGCTTTTGTTGCTGGCTTTGCTGAGTGTTTCATCCTTGGTAAGGAAATTCGAAAAGATAATTTTGACATTGAGACACTTTGCACCAGGTGGGGATCTCTGTTGTGGGATTATGGAAGGAAAAAACAACAGTTCGGTGCAATTAGTGGTAATGAAATCACAGGGAGACTTTTCAGGAAGAGGAAGAGGGGACGACCGAGAAAGTAG